Genomic window (Chionomys nivalis chromosome 7, mChiNiv1.1, whole genome shotgun sequence):
gattttttttagtgtttgtattttccactttctcttcagaCTTGCCTTTTCTGTCTTCAGGATCTGACAAGCTCTTATCCATACACTGAATTTTAGGtacttttcttttaatctttccaaGGAACTCTCAGTGTTTCTTTAGGCACATCCCCATCCTGAGTTTGAGAGAGGCTGGTGTCTGCAGCTCCCTGTAGATTCAGGTTCCATTGTGATGGAGTTCTGCATATATTATATGTTGTCCTTTTTGATACTAGTTTTCCATTTcattagttttgtgtgtgtgagagacagtggAAGGGTCATGATTATGTCACAAAGACCATGCAAATGTCATAGAACAACTCATGCAAATGTCATAGAACAACTCACCGGAGTCAATTCTCTCTCTACCAGGTGATTCTGagagtgcctttacctgctgatgtaacatgaataataaaaacccagagacagatactggggttcaacctgaagatcagaaaagcaaagcaaccagctactagctcttacctctacctcatgCTGAAAAtgggagaaatcctgtctccacgaatcctgAATACTCTACACCTCACAGtcctctgagttcctgtctcttcccctttatattcctctttccacccagccatatcgctcctgtctccagctcACCTGCTTAGGATTAAAAGCAGTtgatcccaagttctgggatcacctctgtgtgagttctatttctcttttagacagatccaatcttgtgtagcccaggctggccttgaactcacagagatccctctgcctctgtcttcctagtcctgggattaaaggtgtgcaccaccactgcctggcctgtatgtttgactagtgtgactgttttgttctctgatcttcaggaaagccttatttattaaaacacaaatattatgCTTGAATCATCTTGTCTGCCTTTTGGGTATACTGTTTGAAATGGAATCTTTTCCCGACTTCAGGTTTCTATTGTTCAGTGCTGGTGGGTTTGCTCTAGCCTGCATGTTGTCCTTCCTCCAGAAGTTCTGTGTTGAAACCTAACACCTCTGATGTGATGACATGAAGAGGCAGGGTCTTGGGGAAGGGTGGGTGATGCGGCTTCATCCTCCTGGGTTCACTGTTAGAAAATGGTTTGGGGGTGAGATTAACCCTTCCCTACATGAATATGCTGCAGCAGGACAGCCGTCGGCAGAGCAGAGACAAAACAGTGAGTCAGCAGGCTCCTCGACCCTAGGCTTCTGCACCTTCAGCCTGTGTGAGAACCAAGTTCTGTCAATGAATTGTCCAGCTTGAGGTGCGTGTGACAGTCATCCAGACAGACTATGAGTAAATAAAAGCATTACTGCTTTTCAGGAATGCTGGGCTTTCCGCTGGGCTTGTAACTGGTTACACAGATCATTTTGATGAGAAGTCATGTCTTAAGAATTTTGAGAACCAATGCCCAGCTacgatcccagcactcaggaggtagagggaggaggagttgtgagttcaagggcagctgggGTTGCAtatggagaccttgtctcaaaattaaaaaaaaaaaatgacaaagttcAGAGTCTTATTTATACTTGAGCATACTTTccactatttatatttattttggttaaaaaaagatttgttttctttgtgtgtgtgtgtgtgtatgcacgtgtacacacataccacatgggTGCAGTTGCTTGCAGAGCCAGAAGAGGACGCTgtgcttcctggagctggagttacagacggttgtgagccacccataTGAGTACTAGACACTGAACTTGGTTCCTCTGTGAGGCGCTACATGCCGTCTTCCCGGCCCTCACTAGCATTCCTGCTGCCACCCTCCTTTGTCCCAGGGCACCTCTGTATGTGCCTTTGTCGTGCCTCCTGTGGTCATTCTTTCCTCCATGTCAATAGGCTTGACAAGACAAAGAATTCTCTTCAGACATTTTAAACTACCAGCATCCCCTTAGATTTATCTGCTGATTTCTTATGATTTAGCTGAAGTTATGGGTGGCCTGTATGACCTTGTGCCGCAGCATTTAAAGGCACATGGTGATACGGATGAAGCAAACCTTGGTTATTTAATCAAGGTCACCATACTgagctgttttgtgttttcagcTCTGTTTGGAATATTATCTAATTTCCCTTATGACTTCCACTTTGACTCATGAGTTATTTCATAGAATGTTGCCTAATTATCAAGTATTTGGGGGTTTTCCAGATACCTTTGTTATTTACTTGTAATTCTATTCTGTTGTGGTCGGGGGACATTCTTGTTGAGATCTGCTTTGGTGGCGGGACTGCAGTTGCGCCTGCGGTGAATGGTCCGTGTTGTTGGGTTGAGTGCGCCTCAGACGGCAGCAAGGCCAGCGGGTTAGGAGTTGTTCAGGTCTTTGACGTTCTAGTTGATTTTCTCTGCTCACTGACGACAGAGAAGAATTGACATTTCTTTATAATCATAGATCTCTACTCATTTCTCTTaggttctttgttttttggggttttgttgttgttttgctgagATGGTCTCGCCGCATAGCCTAGAGTGGCTTCAGTCTTGGCCATCCTGCCAGTGAGCCTTCTCACTGCGCCTGAATTGTGTTTTGATGATACAAAATAGGCATCTTGGAGAGTCTTACACTAtatagtccttcaaatgaggcatTTTCACTTACCAATGTGCATTTATAGTTTCTCcagttttatgtatatttctttctTATTGCAAAATACTATTTCATTTTATAGCTGTATTACAGCTTGTCAGTCCCTTCATCTATTGGCTGCAAGGATGTTTTGGAAACTGTGAGTCAAGCTGCTATAATATGTATATGCAAATCTTTTGTGGGGGCGTCCATTTGAAACTCACTTGGCTAACTACCAACGAGTGTGGTTATTGGATCATGGGTTAAGAGCATTTGGGTTTGTGTGAAACTTGCCAAACTGTCTTCCGTAATGACTGTACTATTTCTTCACTCCTACAAGTAATGAATGAGGTTTCTGTAGCTTCGTGTTCTCACCAGCATTTGACATTGTATGTTTCTGTTTCTCACTGATccgcagaagcaggtggatagcACATGTGTAAGAGTCTCATTGTTGTCTTAATTTGCCACAGCATTATCTGCAGCATGATGccttcacattctctctctcacacacacatacatatgttctctctttcacatacacacatacatgtgtgctctctcttatacacacatgtgctcttTCTTttaatacacatgtacacacatacgtgtgtactctcttttacacacacatgctctctcttttacatacacatgcacacacacatacatgtatgctctCTCACATATAtgtgctctctctcacacacacatgtggtctctctttcacacacacaaatatgcacgcACAGGCCATGTGTGAAGTGTGCTTGGCgcctgtggagttcagaagagggcattgtgtCTGCTGTGACTGGAGTTCTGGGCGGTAATGAGCCGTCatgtgacatgggtgctgggagccaatccctggtcctctgtaaggaCGAGGGGCAGCTGGTGTGTTACTGCTCACCCTTCTTTACCCCTTGCACTGAAAGTATTTACTGTTATCTTCATTTATTCACTTCCAGTcacctttatttcttttgtggtACGGGTCTGTGGATAGTGAATTTTCTCAGCTTTCGTGTGAAAAGATTTAGAACATCTGGCGTTTAAGAGACTATTTGCTGCTATAttctaaaagcaaataaaaagatgaTCAAACTGGGAGGACAAAAAAGGCGAAACCATTTTTTGAGGGGTCTGAAACTGAGGTCACCGGACAGCCTCTGTCTCACAaattggagaaacaaagaagaaaaaaacaaaacaaaacccacacacaaaaacaaaacaaataaagctgATTCAGAATCTCCCAGAGCAGAAGCCCCAGTCCTCAGAAGAGCCAATGCCAGCCACTCCTCGGAAGACACAGGAAGACACAGAAGAACCTGGTGCTGGGAGCTCTGTGTGGACAGGCTTAAGAAGTAAAAATTGAGAGAGCCCCCAGGCACCAGGTAACCACCACACATTTCCTTATTTTCCTCTGGGAGACCGTTCATATCTTCACAGGGGAGATTAGAGAAAAAATTCATTCCTGATtccacagaggaagagaaaagactcagtCATCGCCTCCATTCTGCTTTTCCTTCTAGAGAAAGTAATGAAGTCTTCACGATACACGGTGCCCACGATGTAGGTTGCAACTATGACTAGCTGATGTCCGCGTGGTGATCTGAACTGTGCAAGAACGGGGCAGGTGCCGGCCTGACTGCAAATGTTCTTCTCTGTAGGGAACCACTGTCAGGGTTAAAACAAATGGGTTTTAAGAAACATGGGTTCCAGTCAGCTTCTTACTTGAGTTTTAGAGATCCTAACTCAGGCCCTTAgcgtgctgagtcatctctccagttccctaaaAGCACAAAGATCCAGCATCAAAGTCAAGGGTTTTGGACTTCTCAGACCTGACTCTAAAGCACCAATTAACATGTTCAGGGATCTAATGGGTTGTGGCGGGAGACCCTAGGGAGGCACAGATATAGGGGACTAATCACAGACCTTGTAGCTCTCACCGAGCGGCCCTCTCAGCTTCAGAGATACTCTTACCACACAGCTGTGACCAGGCAACCTCTGGGCCCTCtatatttataaagttatttattGATACTTCCCCCCAACTCTGTCTCCATTTCACTTCTATACCAACATATTTAGCCAGCCTTATGATTGAGAGTTTTAACTTATTAACAATTGGGTATATCCAACCTTaaaaacttacttaaaacatcattagatttttttttttaatttgttggtgtgtgtgtgtgtgtgtgtgtgtggtgtttgccCATTTTTGGTGACTTGATTGTACAGATTTTGTGTCACAATGTCAAATGTTGGACCATCTGGGAGGGACTGTTGGGAATTTTTATCCAGTACCCATCCctgtattttacttttcttcaataGTTAGTTGAAGGTGAGTTCAAGCATCTTTCTTGGGGGAGGGACACCTTTTGTAGTGGGCTTAGATTTCCATAGGATTTTTCATTATGAGATCTCTGCTTTGGGTTTAAAAACctcccagttctttctttctgtgccGATATCGCACCCGCCAACATGGTGAACGTTCCTAAGACCCGCCGGACATTCTGCAAGAAATGTGGCAAGCACCAACCCCACAAAGTGACCCAGTACAAGAAGGGCAAAGATTCTTTGTATGCCCAGGGAAAGCGGCGTTATGACAGGAAACAGAGTGGCTATGGTGGGCAGACTAAGCCTATTTTCCGCAAAAAGGCGAAAACTACAAAGAAGATTGTGCTGAGACTGGAATGTGTGGAGCCCAACTGCAGATCTAAGAGGATGCTGGCTATTAAGAGATGCAAGCATTTTGAACTGGGTggtgataagaagagaaagggccaAGTGATCCAGTTCTAAGCTGACCTTgttatgaagacaataaaatcatgagctttcactcaaaaaaaaaaaaaaaaaaacctcccagtTGACTGAGTGAGTCTGAACTGCCAGCCTAGAGTCCCAAGAATGGATGTTTGGACCAATCACAGCCATTTGCTTGGACCAAGCACAGTCTCACCCTTACAGCACGGCAGCAGTCCCACTGCTAGAGCATCTGGCCAAGGTGGCAATAGTTGCAGGGTCATCTGTAGTTCATCTGTTCCAAACAGGAGGGGCCGGAACTGCAGCAGTCAGCTTCAGACTCTGTGCCGTTGTCTCAAGGCATCCTTGGAGCGTTTGAGAAGCCTGCTGCTGTCCTAAGAACAATCCAGCTGGCTGCTGGAGTGATGGTTCTTAGCTGCAGGCAGCCAGGGCAGCAAGGGAAAGTCCAAAAACTGATAATGAGGGAGTGATCTTTGCATATTTACATAAAATGCAAACTAAGAGTGTTTActacatgtaaaatataaatgtaaactACAGATATAGTAGACACAGGATTTGTGATCAGCAGTAAGTGAATTTGAAAAAAACTGGGTATGTGCCTGGAACATA
Coding sequences:
- the LOC130878333 gene encoding 60S ribosomal protein L36a — its product is MVNVPKTRRTFCKKCGKHQPHKVTQYKKGKDSLYAQGKRRYDRKQSGYGGQTKPIFRKKAKTTKKIVLRLECVEPNCRSKRMLAIKRCKHFELGGDKKRKGQVIQF